A genomic region of Raphanus sativus cultivar WK10039 chromosome 6, ASM80110v3, whole genome shotgun sequence contains the following coding sequences:
- the LOC130496130 gene encoding uncharacterized protein LOC130496130: protein MEDTFMDIREHGVCVNKIKNRYTCNYCGKEVQGICRLKLHLGGVGIDVTHCDQVASNVKKTFRSMVMKQRHGSTAAAAAAAESETSRVIGNVQMGNGHHHKRGRSEISSSRSVVESSNEHDVNIQSNKARKCIGRFFYESGIAFSAVDSPSFREMIMSVAGGGGGGDEETGLKIPGSRDLSGWMLQEALKEVEEYVKRVKDSWAVTGCSILLDAWVDEEKGRDLVTFIADSPAGPVYLKSFDVSDIKRDTNALISLVDGVAEEVGVGNVVQIIACSTTGWVGELGKSFASNNSNIFWSVSISHCFELMLAEISKMDSSRGILDKVNSIIKFLRSNPLVWELFKDPSHRHDMRDSSSEFEFVRPYLTLENVHKAKDNLAKMFFSSVWSKEEGTAVSKLVNDWSFWESVERLVRSTSPLIRGLCLLSTANNQQVGYVYDTMDGIKESVAKELSDEELPYKPVWDVIDDVWNNHLHSPLHVTGYFLNPGAFYSGDFSSDHEVTTGFISSLVYMVKDCHVQAKISAQLKMYSLGQGCFDEASQANQITDIAPAEWWVQKASQHPELQSFAIKILSQTCEGASRYKLKRNVAEKLLLTRGMSRREKQHLEELAFVHYNLHLQRFKGTN, encoded by the exons ATGGAGGATACCTTCATGGACATTCGGGAGCATGGAGTTTGTgtgaacaagatcaaaaacCGGTATACATGTAACTACTGTGGGAAAGAAGTTCAGGGCATCTGTCGTCTGAAGCTTCACTTGGGTGGTGTGGGTATAGATGTAACTCACTGTGACCAAGTCGCATCTAATGTTAAAAAGACTTTTCGAAGTATGGTTATGAAGCAAAGGCACGGCTctactgctgctgctgctgctgctgctgagtcTGAGACTAGTAGAGTTATTGGGAATGTCCAAATGGGTAATGGTCATCATCATAAGCGTGGAAGATCAGAAATCTCATCCAGCAGAAGTGTTGTGGAGAGTTCTAATGAACATGATGTGAATATTCAGTCAAACAAGGCCCGGAAGTGCATAGGTCGGTTCTTTTACGAAAGTGGTATCGCCTTTTCAGCTGTGGATTCACCAAGCTTCAGAGAAATGATCATGTCTGtagctggtggtggtggtggtggtgatgaggAGACGGGGCTTAAGATTCCTGGCTCTCGTGATTTAAGCGGATGGATGCTTCAAGAAGCATTGAAGGAAGTGGAAGAGTATGTGAAGAGGGTTAAAGATTCGTGGGCCGTAACAGGTTGCAGCATCTTGCTGGATGCTTGGGTTGACGAGGAGAAAGGCCGTGATCTGGTTACTTTCATTGCGGATTCTCCAGCTGGTCCAGTTTATCTGAAGTCCTTTGATGTTTCTGATATCAAACGTGATACCAACGCCTTGATATCACTTGTGGATGGGGTTGCTGAGGAAGTTGGAGTGGGTAACGTTGTTCAGATCATTGCATGTTCAACCACTGGCTGGGTTGGTGAGTTAGGCAAGTCTTTTGCGTCTAACAACAGTAATATCTTCTGGTCCGTGAGTATCTCCCATTGCTTTGAGCTCATGCTGGCGGAGATCAGCAAAATGGATTCCTCTAGAGGGATACTTGACAAGGTGAATAGCATCATAAAGTTCCTTCGCAGCAACCCCTTGGTGTGGGAGCTTTTCAAAGATCCTAGTCATAGACATGACATGAGGGACTCCTCCTCTGAGTTCGAGTTCGTTAGGCCTTATCTCACTCTTGAGAACGTTCACAAGGCGAAGGACAACTTggcaaaaatgtttttttcatcCGTCTGGAGCAAAGAAGAGGGCACAGCAGTATCCAAACTTGTGAATGATTGGTCCTTTTGGGAGTCTGTTGAGAGGCTTGTGAGATCAACATCTCCTCTTATCCGAGGCCTATGCTTGTTATCTACTGCCAACAATCAGCAGGTTGGATATGTCTACGACACTATGGATGGCATAAAGGAGAGTGTAGCAAAGGAACTAAGTGACGAGGAGCTACCTTACAAGCCTGTGTGGGATGTGATTGATGATGTGTGGAACAATCATCTCCACAGTCCTCTTCATGTTACCGGTTACTTTCTGAACCCGGGTGCCTTCTACTCAGGTGACTTCAGTTCTGATCATGAAGTTACAACCGGTTTCATCTCCTCTTTGGTTTATATGGTAAAAGACTGTCACGTCCAGGCCAAAATTTCCGCACAGCTTAAAATGTACAGTCTCGGTCAAGGTTGCTTTGATGAGGCCAGTCAAGCTAATCAAATCACTGACATTGCTccag CTGAGTGGTGGGTTCAAAAGGCTAGCCAACATCCAGAACTACAGAGCTTTGCCATTAAGATTCTGAGCCAGACATGTGAAGGCGCTTCGAGATACAAGCTGAAGAGGAACGTAGCAGAGAAGCTGCTGCTCACGAGAGGAATGAGCCGTCGTGAGAAACAGCATCTGGAAGAGTTAGCGTTTGTTCATTACAATCTCCATCTACAACGCTTCAAAGGTACAAACTAA
- the LOC108807593 gene encoding uncharacterized protein At4g19900-like: MISKKLAMLVVLALLHLLYMKAPTSTLSYDDKPPFKQNVPLLPRTTGSMSTTTSSSSVVSDHQEKEESDPLVPPPKATKSERISWFRRKLPELEILKSTTKSKRFHRRVLDLYNKNCSAQFFMVWLSPAKSFGPREMLAVDTLFTTNPGACLVILSNSLDSPKGHTILKPLLDQGFNLAAVTPDIPFLVKNTPAEAWLKKLKSGKMDPGSIPLFMNLSDLTRLAVLYKYGGIYLDTDIIFLNSMTGLRNAIGAQSLHPKTKTWTRLNNAVMVFDLHHPLMREFLHEYSTTFDGNRWGYNSPYLVSRVISRLGHKPEYNLTIFPPDAFYPVNWLKIPSLFKKPATTREAKWVEKTVQEMNKGSYMIHLWNKVTRKMKIEEGSVMHRLISTHCTVCGNITESHS; encoded by the coding sequence ATGATATCAAAGAAGTTAGCTATGTTGGTGGTCTTAGCTTTATTGCATCTCCTCTACATGAAAGCTCCAACATCTACTCTCTCTTATGACGATAAACCACCGTTCAAACAAAACGTGCCTCTTCTTCCTAGAACCACTGGTTCCATGAGTACTACTACTAGTAGTAGCAGTGTGGTCTCTGATCACCAAGAAAAAGAGGAGTCAGATCCGTTGGTACCTCCTCCTAAAGCTACCAAGAGCGAGAGAATCAGCTGGTTCAGGAGAAAGCTACCCGAGTTGGAGATACTCAAGTCAACAACCAAGAGCAAGAGATTCCATAGAAGAGTATTGGATCTGTACAACAAGAACTGCTCAGCTCAGTTCTTTATGGTTTGGCTATCTCCTGCCAAGTCCTTTGGACCGAGAGAGATGTTAGCTGTTGACACCCTCTTCACCACCAACCCTGGTGCTTGCTTGGTGATTTTGTCCAACTCCTTAGACTCACCCAAAGGACACACCATCCTTAAACCCTTGCTTGACCAAGGCTTCAACCTCGCTGCCGTGACACCAGACATCCCGTTCCTCGTCAAGAACACTCCAGCAGAAGCCTGGCTCAAGAAGCTAAAGAGCGGTAAGATGGATCCTGGCTCCATCCCTCTCTTCATGAACCTCTCTGATCTAACGAGACTCGCTGTGCTCTACAAGTACGGAGGAATCTATCTAGACACAGACATCATCTTCCTCAACTCCATGACCGGGCTGAGAAACGCAATAGGAGCGCAGAGTCTGCATCCTAAAACCAAGACATGGACAAGACTGAACAATGCCGTGATGGTCTTTGACCTCCACCATCCCCTCATGCGTGAGTTCTTGCACGAGTACTCCACAACTTTCGACGGAAACAGATGGGGATACAACAGTCCTTACCTGGTCTCTAGAGTCATCAGTAGGTTAGGACACAAACCTGAGTACAACCTAACGATCTTTCCACCAGATGCTTTCTACCCAGTGAACTGGCTTAAGATCCCAAGTCTTTTCAAGAAACCGGCGACTACAAGAGAAGCAAAGTGGGTAGAGAAGACGGTACAGGAGATGAACAAAGGTAGCTACATGATACATCTGTGGAATAAAGTCACAAGGAAGATGAAGATTGAAGAAGGAAGCGTCATGCATAGACTCATCTCCACACACTGCACTGTCTGTGGAAACATTACAGAGTCTCACTCTTAA